From the genome of Betaproteobacteria bacterium, one region includes:
- a CDS encoding MBL fold metallo-hydrolase produces MSPALTPSVVPSRPPASAPANGLEYAFGEEVPAPAGSIEVAPGVHWLRMPLPFALDHINLWLLADGDGWTLIDCGLNHKATVALWEQAFGGLLGGRPIKRLVVTHYHADHVGLAGWHQRRWDAPLWMTEGEFLTALALYHETPGHHRGAMFDLFRAHGLDEARIEGMKVFSGAYPRLISELPHTFRRIMPDERLEIGGRPWRVLIGHGHAPEHASLHCDALGVLIAGDMVLPRISTNISVRPVEPEGNPLAQFLQSLERFAALPHDTLVLPSHGLPFRGMQARIAQLQKHHAERLDELKAACSEPRCARELVPVLFRRTLDDHAWYFAMGECIAHLNCLMHAGWLRRERDARGVLRFSAT; encoded by the coding sequence ATGAGCCCCGCATTGACCCCGTCCGTCGTCCCTTCCCGACCACCTGCTAGCGCGCCGGCCAACGGCCTGGAATACGCGTTCGGCGAGGAGGTGCCCGCGCCCGCCGGCAGCATCGAAGTCGCACCCGGCGTGCATTGGCTGCGCATGCCGTTGCCGTTCGCACTGGATCACATCAACCTGTGGCTGCTGGCCGACGGCGACGGCTGGACGCTGATCGACTGCGGGCTCAACCACAAGGCGACCGTCGCGCTCTGGGAGCAGGCTTTCGGAGGGTTGCTCGGAGGCCGCCCGATCAAGAGGTTAGTGGTAACTCACTATCATGCAGATCACGTCGGGCTGGCGGGTTGGCATCAGCGGCGGTGGGATGCGCCGCTGTGGATGACCGAGGGCGAGTTCCTCACAGCGCTGGCCCTGTACCACGAAACGCCGGGTCACCACCGCGGCGCGATGTTCGACCTGTTCCGGGCGCACGGCCTGGACGAGGCGCGCATCGAAGGCATGAAAGTCTTCTCCGGTGCTTATCCCCGCCTCATCAGCGAGCTTCCGCATACCTTCCGCCGCATCATGCCGGACGAGCGGCTGGAGATCGGCGGGCGGCCATGGCGGGTTCTGATCGGTCACGGCCACGCGCCCGAGCACGCTTCGCTTCATTGCGACGCCCTGGGTGTGCTGATCGCCGGCGACATGGTGCTGCCCAGGATCAGCACCAATATCAGCGTGCGGCCGGTCGAACCGGAAGGCAATCCGCTCGCGCAATTCCTGCAGTCGCTGGAACGCTTTGCGGCATTGCCGCATGACACCTTGGTGCTGCCGTCGCACGGCCTGCCGTTTCGCGGCATGCAAGCCCGAATCGCCCAGTTGCAGAAGCACCACGCGGAGCGCTTGGACGAGCTCAAGGCAGCCTGTAGCGAACCGCGCTGCGCCCGCGAGCTCGTCCCGGTGCTCTTTCGCCGCACGCTGGACGATCACGCCTGGTATTTCGCGATGGGCGAATGCATCGCTCACCTCAACTGCCTGATGCACGCGGGGTGGCTACGGCGCGAACGCGACGCTAGAGGCGTACTGCGCTTCAGCGCGACGTGA